CACCGTCAGCTGGCACGGCCTGCTGCACCTGGCCTGCGGCGGAGTCGGGTTCCTGTGCCTCATCACCGCCTGCCTGGTCATCGCGCGCCGGTTCGGCACCGAAGGGCGGCGCCGCTGGGCCCTGTACTCCCGCGCCACGGGCGTGCTCTTCCTGGCCGGGTTCGTCTGCGTCGCCTCGGGGGCGAACGCGCCCTGGGCGACGCTGGCATTCACGGCGGCCATCGTCATCGCCTGGGCGTGGGTGAGCGCCGTCAGTCTCCACCTGTACCGGCGAGCCCACGCCACCGACGACCCCGCAGGTGATCTGTAACCGCGGACACCACGGCGGCGCACCCATCTCCGATCTCCAGGAAAGGCAACGATGAACCAGATCATCTCCAAGGACGGCACCCCCATCGCCTACGACCGCGCGGGCTCGGGCCCGGCGGTCATCGTGATCGGCGGCGGGCCGGTCGACCGGTCGGCCAACGACTCGCTGGCCGAACTGCTGGCAGAAGACTTCACCGTCTACAACTACGACCGGCGTGGCCGGGGCGAGAGCGGGGACACCGCCCCCTACTCCACCGACCGCGAGTACGAGGACCTCGAAGCCCTGATCACCGAAGCGGGCGGCTCGGCGATGGCCTACGGCACCTCCGGCGGCGGGATGATCGCCATCGAGGCCGCGGCCCGTGGTCTGCCCATCACCAGGCTCGCGCTGTGGGAGGTCCCCTATGTCCTGCCCGGCGCCCGGCCGGCCATCCCCGCCGGCTATCGCGACGAGCAGTACGCCGCGCTCGCGGAGGGCCGCCACGGTGACATGCTCGAACGGTTCTTCCTCGACGCGGCACTCATGCCGGCCGAGTTCGTCGCGGGCATGAAGGCCGGCCCGTTCTGGGAAGCGATGTTCCCCATGGCTCCCGTCCTGGCCTACGACGCCGACATCGCCGGGGACTTTTCCGTGCCGGACGCCCGGCTGGCCGCCATCAGCGCGCCCGCGATCGTCGTCGACGGCGCCACGACCCCGTGGATCAGCGCCGCCGCCGAGGCGATCGCCGCCGCGCTGCCCGATCCGCTACGCCGTACTCTTTCCGGCCAGCCGCACAACGTCGACCCGGCGACCATCGTCCCCGTCATCACCGAATTCTTCACCGGCTGAGATCTTTCCGCGGACTCGAGGGGGCGCCATCGGCTGGTGATCAAGTCATCCGGAGATGTCCAGATCGTGGACGGAGTGTTGACGTCTGTCCGATTTTGGATCCAAAATTGCGGCTCCGCGTAGCACCCGTCGCGAGGAGACGCCGTGACCCCCTCGTCCGCCTACTCGTTCCTCAGCCATCTGGAGTGTTCCCGGACCGGCGAGCGCTACGACGCCGACGCCGTTCAGGGCACGTCCTCC
Above is a genomic segment from Actinoallomurus bryophytorum containing:
- a CDS encoding alpha/beta fold hydrolase, whose product is MNQIISKDGTPIAYDRAGSGPAVIVIGGGPVDRSANDSLAELLAEDFTVYNYDRRGRGESGDTAPYSTDREYEDLEALITEAGGSAMAYGTSGGGMIAIEAAARGLPITRLALWEVPYVLPGARPAIPAGYRDEQYAALAEGRHGDMLERFFLDAALMPAEFVAGMKAGPFWEAMFPMAPVLAYDADIAGDFSVPDARLAAISAPAIVVDGATTPWISAAAEAIAAALPDPLRRTLSGQPHNVDPATIVPVITEFFTG